In Anopheles arabiensis isolate DONGOLA chromosome 2, AaraD3, whole genome shotgun sequence, the genomic window aacgtgaaattcgacatacgcggatattcgagttacgcggattcgtcgggaacgcagaaaccgcataaatcgggaacagactgtacttttaaatgtcaaaatcaaaatcgtgcAATCATGGTAAGTCAAGTGGTCGTATCTCGAGGGTCGCCTGTAATTGAAATGAGAAACGGAGAGAACGATAGAAATATGTCAGCATAGCTAACGAAAGCATATCCCATTCAGCAAACGAACTATTTTGTCTTGCTCTACTTAACGCACAGTTATACGATTTAAAGCAAGATAGCATGTCACTTTTGTTGGTTGGGATTGCTTTCTTAATGCTCACAGTTAGcttagagaaagagaaactTCATACTTGGTGCGCGAGTCAGTTGTTGTGCGTAATGTATTACAAATAATACAATATATGGCTATTGTTGTGCGTAATGCGTTGTTAGAACAGTGAATACAAGTAAATGTTTTATCAAACAACCAATTATCAATATTTCAAGATAAGCCGTGATAGAGACTGCTTATACATACTACGTGTTGTGCATTGCATTCCTTGTTTTGTGTGGAGCTTCATTGACCAACTACGCATTATCCATGACTCAAGTCTGCTGATGATGTAGGCTATacactatatatatatatatatatatatatatatatatatatatatatatatatatatatatatatatatatatatatgtatatatatatatatgtatatatatatatatatatatatatatatatatatatatatatatatatatatatatatatatatatatataaatatatatatataaatgtgtgtgtggttgtgtgtatttgcgtgtgcgggtgtgtgcgagtgtgtttgtatgtgtgtgggtgttccAGTTTCAGCTAAACCAATTCAAGTTGAATACATAGCACTCATCATGTTAGGTGACTTTGGGTGTCGatcatttcaatcaatttcaaaaaaattgttttatttttaagcatATGCAACCGCGAACAGAGTATACATGAtttaaaacgaaaaataaattgtattatCGTCGAACATAAATGTCGGATTCAATTTATAAGAATCGTTTGAATCAACAGGAATcctttgttttacaaaacgaacaaatgtTAGTTGAATAAAATCGAAATACATTATCATAATTATTGACAGAACGAAAAGATTGAAGTAAATTCAGTTTTGGAATTTTACGTATGGCTTCCGACGCATTATTCTCGTCCACCGCGGAATCTTCTCGCCGAAGATCAACATTCTATGTACCATTGACCCAAACATCTGAGGAAATTGAAAGTATACATGAGATCGCAGAAACCACAGTTTCTGTAGAAAAGAGTGCACGCAGAATATCCAGCACTTTTCTATAGAGAGCACCTATCAACCGGACCTGAGTGCATGTAGCTTTGCTTGGAGTTTGAATGATTCATTTAATGACAATTTGAACCATGCGGCATGTAAAAGtgaacaagaaaacaaaataaaacgctATGGTGTGGTTTTGAACGCTAGAGTAAATATAGACGATGACGAAACAAAGTGCCATGAGGAACAAACTTCTCGTCGCCTTCAATCGAATACGTCAACACCGATTCGGTTGGGAAAATCTCGAAGCCGAAGCAACATCTTATCCAATCTATCAAAGGATCATGGTATCGCGGTAGAAAACCTCGCAAGCCGCAGTGGAATCGTATGTGATTTGATTAGAAGAGAACAGTCCAATACAATGTCAGACAATTCAATACTAACGGCAAAAGACAAATCCAAGACGTTGCCACAGAATTTATTTCTTGTGAATTCAATGCCACCGAAGAGCACGTTCGATAGTAAAAAATCGAGTAGCATTGCAGGACTATCTTCTAAACTACCCGCACCTGCCATGGATTATATGATTAGTCCTACAAAATCTATCAGTTTCATACGCCGAACCCATTCCACCAAACTTTCGAGAAGCAATTCATTGCTGAAAAGCCTTACTTCTAAATGTGTTGATCAAAGCGGTTGTAACACAAGTCTGCTTCGAATACCAGTCAAAGAATTAGAATACGCTCGACTATGCCGTATATTGGAAAAGCCTGCACAATTAGATCATATGATAAGAGATATCTTTATTTTATGTAAAGACGAGAAAGTGGAAGAAAACGCTGTACATTCAGGTAAACATGAAACTTGTTCTtatattttaaagaaatttgAGTCAATCCTCGTGATCTAAACGCAAACATGAGTTCATATCTATAATTGATCGATCAGAACGACGTGTGTAAAATTTCTATTTCTTTTTCGACACAACAGTCGTTGTCTACCTGGATCTATTGAGGTATATTTTACTTTctctttatattttttctttcttttttctttggcacaacaaccgtcgtcggccaaggcctgccttaACTATTAGTGAGTTTGCCTTTCAGTAATTtatccatagcaggatagtcagccctACGTATAGAGGTATTACCATCTGTGTTCAATGATGTATACCTGGACACTTCAACATGAATTCAAATTCCTTATgctaaatgaaaattaattataatatttccTTTGATCTCGACAAAGCATGGCTCGCGAGTCGCAAACAGCTATTTACTGTCTATAGGAAAATGGTTTTCTCTAATTTATCAATATTAtagtaattattattattattattattattattattattattattattattattactatgattattattattgtaattattactatcaaatttattgtttatattctttcttttttcttttctgttgggaatttttcaattttgcgCTTGGCTAGTAAATCATCACATAGAAACAGGGAAGATGGCTTGATTTTACGATTTTGATATAAAGGTTCAGTAATTGTTTCTCATAATTATAGAGGACCAAGAAACTGGACTCTGATGCGTAATCACTGTCGCGTAATCGCGTGCCTTTTacatagaaaaagaaacagcgGCAGAAAGTTtaagcaaattgaaaaaagtGTTGCGATTACTGCATTGTTCTTGTTATAAAGAATTCGATTTACAAAAGCTACAATGTATTCTacaattacagggtttcgaatcatataagagaatagttcaatcacttagggaaATGTGCAAATCAGTAGGGACAATCGGCAAAACGGTTGCAATCATATAGGGGAGCGTGACAATCGACTGGGGCAATTTTGCAAGCATACTGTgcagctgtcatcagactgtgggtgccggAGTAAAAAGCATCGAATAGATACAGATGATGTTTTCTcaaaaacatcatttaaagtttttttcgTGTAGCATTCAGCTGTACACATgacaaaactaaataaatccaGCTGCTGAGCCATAATGTAACATCAAACATTAGTAAAATTaacgaaaatattttaagggATTTACGGCGGCACCTACAGTCTGgcgacagctccacagtaaaATGCTTGCTAAATTCCCCTAGTCGATTGCAACACTCCCCTAGACttagaggcgaaagaactccgcaggagccaaagcctctctaaaccatactaacaacaacaacactcccCTGGCTGATTGCAAACTTCCTCTGCATGCTTgtaacattcccctaagtgatttaATTACTGCTTTATAtaattcgaaaccctgtattgtttATTATTCAGCTGTTATTTTATCTTACTTTATAATTTAATACGttaaaaaacatgattttttatgttgtttcttTGTGTTTCAGACACATCGTATGAAAAGGCGTGTCGTCGAGGATCAGCACCTAGCACACCTGTTATGGGTCAAAAGGGAGAGTCAACATCAAGATTTACAAATTTCTTCTCTAAAAGGTTATTCACGTAGTACAAATATTGTTGTTGAACAATAATTCTTATTTcttaatatatatttttttcagatCCTTTCGATCTATTCCTTTAAAACGGACTAAATCTGTAATTAAATTAGAACGTTCTAAACGTGGACAAGGAGGTATCAGAGGTTCTAGGTCACACGAAAGTCTGCTATCCACTCACGTAGTAATGTCTAACATTGATTTAGCTTGTATTGGAACTATCGAAGTGGTTCCTGTGCATTCGTCTGTCCTTGGCAGGCGCCATTGTTTTCAAGTGCGAGGTATTTCGCGTGAAGAGCGATATTACAGCTGTGGGACACGCCAAGAACGTGATATATGGATACATAGCTTGCGTAAATGTATCTCTCCAAACAAAGACAATCGGCGACGACTAGATAATTCATTGAAAATGTGGGTTTATGAAGCAAAATCATTGCCACCAAAAAAGCGTTACTTTTGTGAGATATATATCGATAAAACGTTGTACGGTCGAACATCCGTCAAATTGCGAGCAGATCTCCTTTTTTGGGGTGAATACTTCGATTTCCCAGATATTCCAGAAGCAAGCATTATCACCGTAAATGTGTATCGagaagcagaaaagaaaaaaaaaaaagataaacatgTGCTTGTTGGATCGGTAGTCATTCCCATTGAAAAAGTTGCAGCGAGAACTTTTTCCGAAGATTGGTATCAAATTTTGATGGAGAAACAGGACAACGTAATAAAGAGCCCATCCAAAGAACCGGCACCAACACTTAGAATCAAATGTCGATACCAATCGATTGATATTATGCCATTGGATGTCTACGGAGAATTTCacgaatttttgaaaaaaaattacaaaaaaatttGCGAAGTTATTGAACCAATCATCGGAGTTAAAGCAAAAGAAGATATTGGACAAGCATTGGTACTTCAAATGCATTCTCAAGGAATGGCTGCCATATTTTTGTCTGATGTGGTTGCGTTAGATTTATTGCGAGTGGATGATCAAAGGCTAACGTTTCGCGGCAATTCTTTAGCCACGAAAAGTATGGAAGCGTTTCTTAAGCTCATCGGAGAGCAATATTTACAGGACACGTTGTCTATTCCAATAGCGGAAATAATTGCGTCCGATCGAGATTGCGAAGTAGATCCAACTAAAGTGAATGGATCGTTATCGCGTCAACAGCAGGCCCTTCGAAGAACTGTTAAATCCGTGTGGATAGCAATTGCTGAGAGTAGTAAGAATTTTCCCAAGCAGCTACGAGATTGTTTTGCAACATTTCGTGAACGATTACATGATTTGGATCGCGAAGACATGGCAGACAATTTAATAAGCGCTTCTATATTTCTACGTTTCTTATGTCCAGCCATTATGTCACCTAGCTTGTTTAACATCACTAATGAGCTTCCATCAGCGCGTGCAACACGAAATTTGACCCTTGTTGCCAAGACACTCCAAACGTTGGCAAATTTCACACGCTTtcaaggaaaagaaaattttatggaatttttaaacgattttctGGAACAAGAAGCACCACGTATGAAGCAGTTTCTTTACGACATATCGTGCTCCAATTTTATTAATCCAGACAATTTTATGGATTGGTCTGGATGTATCGATCAGGGTAAACAGTTGTCCATTTTGCATAGCTTACTGTACGAAATAGTGCTAAAACTACCAGCTGATAAACAACATGAAATTCAGCCACTACCAGCGATTCTTGCGACGATTACGCATTGCAAGCAAGTAAATTGCACAACATTAAATGCAGATCAATATTGTACTGGAAAACCGCACATTGTTCAGGTCAAAGAAAACTTACtatcaaaaaaagaagacattCTTCCAAGTGCTGGTTCCGCCAACATGTCATCCAAAGAATATTCCACGAAGAGAAACCCAAAAATGCTCAAAAACGAATGTACCTTACAATCGTCAAATACTCTTCAACCGTCGACACATTCATCTAGTTTTTCTCTGCATTATTCTACGAGTACTTCTACTAACTCATTAGTCAATAACACAAAACAGTTGCACAAAGATGCCACAGATAAAAATGATGACATATGTGCAATGGGCAAGCTTAATTTCAATAGCCAATATGGCTCGAACATCATCTGTAGTGGTAGTTTACGGACTTATTCATCTACAGGAGCTACATCTTTCGGTGCCGTGAACAGCCTGATGACGAACAGTTTgcgaaacgaaaaagaaaaatcgaaTAATTTACAAGGTGATATTAGAGCCAATACGTTACCACGTTATAACAATTATACGACAAGCGTTTCCATTCGCGAAAATACTTATCCAGAGAGCAGTAACTCGGTAGGGTACGATCACGATGTCAACGGAAATTCAATGTTAAATGGAACCAATAAGAATCTTATCCAAATTGACATCGATCCCACAAATCCAATAAACAGGAAAAGTCCCACGCCATTATTAAAAAACATATCGTGTTGTCATTACATCGCTAACAATCGAATTCAAGAAGGGTCTCATCAACGTCTTACAAGTCCAGGCTCTAATCTTAGCGACTTGGATAAGAATGCATTTAATTTGGGTATTCCGCACAATGATACAAATCGAGAACAGCAATATTCTCAACATATCTACCCAGCACCTGCGCTGAAAGCTTCTAATATCACAACAATATCTTCGTTTGTACCGCGTCAGTCGACAACAACATTCAACCCATCCAAAATGCCAATGAGTCTAGAAGATTTGGAAGATTTGTTAAATTATGCTGATGAACAAAATCAAACTTCGTTTAGCGAAAGTGTTTCCAACCGTGGTGGATGCGATCCATGTGGTACAAATACCAAAACAAATATAGCTTCCAACGGTAGCAATGCGTCTATTAGTCAAATCTCGAACAAATGTAGTTCCGGCTATCAAAGTATCCCTACGCAATCGACGAGCTCAAGCCCGGTAGAATCAACTGGCGAGCAACATAGTCTAGTTACTAATAGAGCACCACCATCACGTAAATTAACAACTACCCTTATTGGTTACAATATAGGAACAAGTCAAAAATTATGCATGAATGATCAAGCAATCGCCAAAGCAGATTTACCAGTATCCAGTATTAACATGCAGCTATCCAATAAAAGCGACCCGCTCGTCACATCACACGGAACCATTCATCACTATTACGATCGTAAAACGCCAAATGAACAAAGCAATGTGAACAGAATTTTAAACAACAATTACGTTGATATCTCGTACGATGTCTTGTCACCGTGTAAAAGTCCGattgcaagcaaaacaactGAATGCACCAGCCTTGGAATTGATGAACACAACGATTTAGCACATCCCGTAGAGTATTTTGGAATAAATCGAACTAATCATCATTCACGACATAAAAGAAAAGCTATACATGGTATCCGCAAAAGTGGTGGTAGCATACAAAGTGAGTCGAGCGACGATGAACGAGTCAGCAATACCACATCAGAAAACTTTAATGATATTGATTCGTTAACCACGGGAAACGTATCAGCTTTAGACCGAAATCATATTTCGATAAGCAATGCTAACGATTATGATCAAGCTTCTTCCGGTTTATTTGGATGTCGATTAGGATGCAGGCGTATGCCGCGAACTAATCCATTGATGCAGGTAAGTTCAATTTTGTATTGACcgtttattgttatttttttcatttatttcgtTGAGATATTATGATATTATTGTTGTGATTTTAAATAAACGGTTGAAACAACTTAAATTGTTCTGTAGATGGAACAACACAACGTTGTataccaggggtctccaaactttttgGTGAGCGGGCCACATAGGGGGCAAACATCGTGGATGAGGGCCAATCGTAGTTAATCTttagaaaaaatatcaattgtgtcgggggggggggggggagggggattggcatgaggaaaaaaaaataacacatctttttatgttttatgggCAATCCAAATCCGAATTCactttatatttttatctttcatattattttcatttttatatgtTGATGTAAGTTTATTCCACTCTACTAATGAGTATATCAATGCGAGCGATGGAATTGCTTCTTGGATCCTGTTATCGCTGTCAATTCAGGTTTCAGATTTGACGTTCCTATTAATAATATTGATTCCATATGTTTGTCTGTCATATTTGATCTTAAGCTATTTTTCACATATTTCATAcgtgaaaatgtttgttcGCACAAATATGTTGTTCCAAACAACGAAATATATCGACAGGCAAAATCCTTTATCTTTGGGAAATCggtttttggtaaaaaattataaaattcaattaaacctTCTTTAAACTTGTCCTTCAAATAGTCGTTTGCTTGCATTTCTATAATTTCCATTTGCAACTCATCGGGACAATCCTCAACAACAGCTTCAAAtggattttgaaaaattcttATTTCTGAagctttttcttctacttcagCAAACCTATCATTAAACTGGGTTTGTAGTTCACGTAAAAGATAACTAGCGTAGTCAACTGGAAACTCTACGTTTGTTTCTTCTTGAAATTTCTGACACTCCGGAAAAtgcgttaattttttttttgtagttgttcTATAAACAATCTGAGCTTTGATCTGAAAGCTTTTATATGCGTGTATAGGTCAGAAATAAGATTATCTTGCCCTTGAAGTCTTAGATTCAATACATTTAAATGATTTGTAATGTCCGCAGCGAATGCCAATTTCCATATCCAGTTTTCATCACGTAGCAATTGTTCTTGTTTGCCCTTGACATCTAAAAATTCCATTACATCCTTTCTTAATTCGAGCATTCTGGTCAAAAGTTTTCCACAGCTTAACCATCTCACTGCTGTGTAATAAGGTAGATCTTGATAATCTGCATCATTATCTTTCAACATGTTTCTAAATTGTCGAAGATTCAGACCATGTGACCGAATAAAATTAACTATTTTAACCACTGGTTGAAGAACGCAGCTAATATCTAAATATTTAGCACATAACGCTTCTTGATGAATCATACAATGCACAAACATAGGCTGCggaatttttctttttttgcactctTCTTTCACTTGGCCTACCAAACCTTTCTTAGTACCACTCATATTTCTTCCTCCATCAACAGTTACATAACTTAGGTTACTCCATTCTAAATTGTACTCTGAAAAAGTGTTAAGCAGTTTGTTGAAAATATCTTCCCCGGTAACAGTGTCATACATGCTATGTAAGGCAGCCAATTCTTGTGTTACTTTCATGTTTTCATCCACTCCTCTGATGAACACAAGAAGCTGGGATGTTGATGAAATATCCAACGATCCGTCCTTTGCTAttgaaaaatatctaaaattgGTTGCATGTGTTTTAACTTGATTCATAATATTTTCACCAATATCTTCGACACGACGAGCCATGGTATTTGGACTCAGTGATATATTTGTaaatttttttatcatttctgGGCACAGTTCTTGGACCACTTCCAACATGCACTCCTTCACTAATTCACCATCAGTAAATGGTTTACCTCTTTTAGCCAAAATATATGCCACTTTGTAACTGGCGTTAGTTAAAGATTCGTTTTCATTGGCTAATTTGCAAAACAGAGCCTTTTGCGATGAAAGTTGGTGGTGTAACTTAGAAAACTTTTCGTTGCGTTCTTTTCCCTGCAACTGACCATATTTATCCTCGTGTTTGCTTTGGTAATGGCGACGCAGGTTATAATCCTTCATTACTGACACAGTTTCGTTACAAATCACGCACAGCGCTTTGTCAccatgttttgcaaaaaaatattttatgttcCATTCTTCTTGAAATTGCCGACACTCTTCaacaatttttcttttcttgctctCGGTCTTGAAATTAACCAATTGAccaatttaaatgtaaattttctGTACGGTCAAGAGTTCCCAGTCCGACTGATAGCAGATTACTGTCGATTGCTTCGAAAGATTTTTGGAAAGTGGCGGCCTCAAAATCAATATGACAACTGCGgtgataacaaaaaatatcaagAAATCCTCAACTCATCATATCTTCCTCCTAGCCCTCCCTCTTTTCTCATTCGTAGCCAAACAATAGTTCAGAACTATCGAAGAAGCTCACATCATTGGATTTACAGGGTTCTCAATCGTTATTTGTTTCCGTTTTAAATGCTCTCTGATTTTTTATGATTCGTTTAACAATTTAATGAGTGTTTGCCTTTATTTGATACATTATTTGTTCCTAAACTCTTGGCACCATCCTATAAAATCGTAGAACgcatagaaaaaaacattgagcAAACAATAAATGGTGGGTAAACTAAAACCGAAATACCAAACAGCTACTGCAAACCCTGTATTGCATGTATGTTAAAATCAGacgaagaacgaaatcgaagcgaaagaagaaaaaatgacgAAAGAGTGTGCTGTGGCAATagcacacacgtgcacacttggcgacacacgaaatctggtgcgataccggctCTGGAGCAAGTGCACACATGGACACATTTGGCcacaccagcgctctgttttagtgcaggtagttttctgcagtccacggtgatactacaTACAGCCACTCACTTGGCGATACACGTTGTTTCATGCGATGcggtggacgttcagaattcagtggtgcaaatacacacatgcacacacttggcgacacacggctcggttggcttggcagaagcgcatacacacattcacgcagtagaCTTATGCATTAAGAATTCACTTTTATTCCAGTGAAGTAAGCGAtgagcggcgtagcacatgtcgttctcgttctctctttcatGCTCATCCGTTCTGAATAGAAAGACCGACTGTCAGACTTGGGCGTATCGAAATCGACGTTTGAGCTTTGCGGGCCGCACGGGAGGGTctcgcgggccgtagtttggagacccctgttgTATACTATGATATCTAACAATTACCAATACATCCAACGTATTCAGCCATTTAGGGTTGTTTCGAATGTGACTCTTGTATTATGCGGAATAACAACTAATAATGTTTAAACagataaacaaataattatattaCATTTTCGTTTCAgtatgataatgatgatgtatCGGATATCATTGGAAATAGCGGTGTCGACACTGCTTTGACAAACCATCAAAGAAATCAAAGTTTTCAAAGCCGCTTTCATCGACGTCTATCGATAGAGTGTGCACGAGCACTATCAGATAGCTCTACCGACGAAACCGAAAgtgaaaaaacgaaaactttCAACTCGAACCAGCACACAGCGCAGCATCATAATCTTAGCATTTGTACTACAACCCATACAAATATTTTCCGCGAAAATGACACCAGAAGGCGACGGAATGCAAACAAATCAGTTGAgcagtgtgagagagaaattCAGAGACTACAGGCATCATTAGACTCCATGCGGAAAAAACTAGAAATGTCTGAGCCAGCAGAAGGAAATGCCAATAAACTGCCAGCAATTACACAGCAAAGCGACAGTAAAATTCGAAGCATAATAGGAAGGTACGTATCAGTTTAAGTATGATTGACTTTTCAATCATATTCAGTCGAACCCCTCATAACGAGAGTAATCCGTTCCAATGAATCACTCGTTATGCGGGAGGGTATTTTCAATACATGTttatgaaaaaagaaataggTCAAGAAAAGTGCAGATATATAGGGAGTATAATGCATATATGGATTATATGGCAACAGTAATGCATTGAACAATTCTAAGTATCGAAATTCTCGCCTTCACGAGCCAGTAGATCAAGAATGCATGCAAGAACACTCAGACTTGTGAAACACACGGTTCTTAGTaaggtacactggtggacataaaaataggaacttttttctgtgaccgaaagacatagttcttgtcagaaatatttggtagccctgaaaaggactgtttaagtggttgttgggaggaggtgttgcggtgttccacagagcgaaaacacattctaacggtcaatgtggtgaccgttattcgctatcacttcctgacagcgtttggccatatcgccgatgagcTTACGGCATTCGCTACTGGGTATGTTTTCCCACATAACCTTGCAGCGTGTCCATAAATCATCGGCTGAACGTGCAGGctggttcttaagctgacgcttgagagttgaccacagattttcaatcgggtttaggtcaggactcaacgcaggccacggtagaacttgcacatcctggtttgccaaataacatttaactgttcgcgatgtgtgcttagagtcgttatcatgctgaaagatgtaatgctcttcgtctccgaatttttgtcgggcgtatggcaacatcttacgactaagtatttttctatacccttccgagttcagtgtcccgttgatacggaacaaaggacccgggccgtgccaggagaagcaaccccacaccattacgtggccgcctccgtgacttcgggtttttatcgtatttttcggatgatacgcctgattaggaaggcgccagacgtatttaatgccgtccgaaccatccagattgattctggactcatccgaaaaactgattttgctccaccaaaagatggatgcagctaaatgttcttcggcaaaccgaatgcgcgcttctacgtggtgcggcagcagcttacgaaccttccgcggtctccgggcacagaacccagcggcgtgtaaacggcgagacaccgttttcgccgaaacttgcaaaccaagctcctgcttgattggagcgcaagttttgaaaggatccGCCTTGATTATCTCAACAatctgcgcgtcaacgtcggccgttgtttttcgcggacgacctgtcgatTTACTCGTAGCTTCGCTACGAATGGCattgtccacaaacgtccgcgaacggccgaacgccttgcagattgtcttgatcggcacgttctcacgatatagcccctgaatgtgttttcgctcctctggtgtgcagtgttttccgcgacccatgatgattttgtggaatttttaaatagcaacctttcaccttgaccactgatggaagaatgaaacaaattttttttcttttatgtccaccagtgtacacTAAACGCTAAAATACACGTTCTGCACACTTCCACGGCCGTAGCCGAAAAGCGCCTCCAATATTGTGAAATAAGAAGCAAGGAAATGGAGTGATTAAACTGATACTCCATCTCGCTTACTCCACCTGTCGATTAGCACAGCAAAGTTATTAGCTCCGCTATCTGATCTGAAAAGAGTTATC contains:
- the LOC120906782 gene encoding ras GTPase-activating protein raskol isoform X3; the encoded protein is MGQKGESTSRFTNFFSKRSFRSIPLKRTKSVIKLERSKRGQGGIRGSRSHESLLSTHVVMSNIDLACIGTIEVVPVHSSVLGRRHCFQVRGISREERYYSCGTRQERDIWIHSLRKCISPNKDNRRRLDNSLKMWVYEAKSLPPKKRYFCEIYIDKTLYGRTSVKLRADLLFWGEYFDFPDIPEASIITVNVYREAEKKKKKDKHVLVGSVVIPIEKVAARTFSEDWYQILMEKQDNVIKSPSKEPAPTLRIKCRYQSIDIMPLDVYGEFHEFLKKNYKKICEVIEPIIGVKAKEDIGQALVLQMHSQGMAAIFLSDVVALDLLRVDDQRLTFRGNSLATKSMEAFLKLIGEQYLQDTLSIPIAEIIASDRDCEVDPTKVNGSLSRQQQALRRTVKSVWIAIAESSKNFPKQLRDCFATFRERLHDLDREDMADNLISASIFLRFLCPAIMSPSLFNITNELPSARATRNLTLVAKTLQTLANFTRFQGKENFMEFLNDFLEQEAPRMKQFLYDISCSNFINPDNFMDWSGCIDQGKQLSILHSLLYEIVLKLPADKQHEIQPLPAILATITHCKQVNCTTLNADQYCTGKPHIVQVKENLLSKKEDILPSAGSANMSSKEYSTKRNPKMLKNECTLQSSNTLQPSTHSSSFSLHYSTSTSTNSLVNNTKQLHKDATDKNDDICAMGKLNFNSQYGSNIICSGSLRTYSSTGATSFGAVNSLMTNSLRNEKEKSNNLQGDIRANTLPRYNNYTTSVSIRENTYPESSNSVGYDHDVNGNSMLNGTNKNLIQIDIDPTNPINRKSPTPLLKNISCCHYIANNRIQEGSHQRLTSPGSNLSDLDKNAFNLGIPHNDTNREQQYSQHIYPAPALKASNITTISSFVPRQSTTTFNPSKMPMSLEDLEDLLNYADEQNQTSFSESVSNRGGCDPCGTNTKTNIASNGSNASISQISNKCSSGYQSIPTQSTSSSPVESTGEQHSLVTNRAPPSRKLTTTLIGYNIGTSQKLCMNDQAIAKADLPVSSINMQLSNKSDPLVTSHGTIHHYYDRKTPNEQSNVNRILNNNYVDISYDVLSPCKSPIASKTTECTSLGIDEHNDLAHPVEYFGINRTNHHSRHKRKAIHGIRKSGGSIQSESSDDERVSNTTSENFNDIDSLTTGNVSALDRNHISISNANDYDQASSGLFGCRLGCRRMPRTNPLMQYDNDDVSDIIGNSGVDTALTNHQRNQSFQSRFHRRLSIECARALSDSSTDETESEKTKTFNSNQHTAQHHNLSICTTTHTNIFRENDTRRRRNANKSVEQCEREIQRLQASLDSMRKKLEMSEPAEGNANKLPAITQQSDSKIRSIIGRLLTMEEELRQEQYKMSLVLSHKQRVIEAQGKQIAALDAANNRLLSALSTLQNRYESQSNQSDDTSSSHPNAGASSC